The Enterococcus rotai genome includes a window with the following:
- a CDS encoding type II toxin-antitoxin system PemK/MazF family toxin yields the protein MNWMIKQRDIVIIDFEPSKGSEIKKRRPALVMSRDEYNLSSNLIIVCPITSTKSKQPYFVSINNEVFEKESKVNTKQVYSLDFTEKGGRNVQVIGHLQTKEFLNIAQHFLLNFNFPF from the coding sequence ATGAACTGGATGATTAAACAAAGAGACATTGTAATCATTGATTTTGAGCCTTCAAAAGGCAGTGAAATCAAAAAAAGACGTCCCGCTTTAGTCATGAGTCGTGATGAATACAACCTTTCTTCAAATTTAATTATTGTCTGCCCAATCACTTCAACTAAGTCGAAACAACCTTACTTTGTTTCAATAAATAATGAGGTTTTTGAGAAAGAAAGCAAAGTAAATACAAAACAAGTTTATTCACTGGATTTTACAGAAAAAGGTGGACGTAATGTTCAAGTGATTGGTCATCTACAAACAAAAGAATTTTTAAATATTGCCCAGCATTTCCTACTAAACTTCAATTTCCCTTTTTAA
- a CDS encoding response regulator transcription factor, producing MKDIVILLVEDEASLANFVSEELRFEGYEVLQATDGEQALEIYEQNQENITMLLLDWMLPKYDGITVARRIRRTSQVPIIMMTARDQVTDKIIGLDAGTDDYITKPFDIEELLARIRVIIRRKEQLQKLQQQPVLFQYQDLTLDITKRVVKRYSEEIQLTQKEFELLAELIKHPEEVLSRDELLNAVWGYDYFGQTNTVDVYIRSLRNKMDYDPTGRLIQTVRGVGYALRKNNEKR from the coding sequence ATGAAGGACATAGTCATTTTGCTAGTGGAAGATGAAGCAAGTCTCGCTAATTTTGTTTCGGAAGAACTTCGATTTGAAGGATATGAAGTACTACAGGCAACGGATGGTGAACAAGCGCTAGAGATATATGAACAAAATCAAGAGAACATTACGATGCTATTATTAGATTGGATGTTACCCAAATATGATGGAATCACTGTTGCAAGAAGGATTCGCCGAACAAGCCAAGTTCCAATTATCATGATGACTGCTAGAGACCAAGTAACAGATAAAATTATTGGGCTGGATGCTGGAACAGATGATTATATTACAAAACCATTCGATATTGAAGAATTATTGGCTAGGATCAGAGTGATCATCCGCCGCAAAGAGCAACTACAAAAACTTCAACAACAGCCTGTATTATTTCAGTATCAGGACTTAACGCTAGATATAACGAAGCGAGTAGTTAAACGATATAGCGAAGAAATCCAATTGACTCAAAAAGAGTTTGAATTATTGGCAGAATTAATCAAACATCCAGAAGAAGTACTTTCACGGGATGAATTACTAAATGCTGTTTGGGGTTATGATTATTTTGGACAAACCAATACGGTTGATGTGTATATACGTTCTCTAAGAAATAAAATGGATTATGACCCGACTGGTCGTTTGATACAAACGGTTCGTGGAGTAGGCTATGCATTGAGGAAAAACAATGAAAAAAGATAG
- a CDS encoding sensor histidine kinase, which produces MKKDRTTLKQRKNTTQFQLTIRFIGLLISAVLILSIAIMGITVVELYESTEKQADLLEDSLKNSGGKEAKEWQKVLVEKGSNDSSLYLVHVQLDTGEVIYSSEDAKEVFQEFSQLKQFLVFDRILWTSEIEPYYYASFQKDGAKVTLLVDMEDQFDLIGRIFSLTIFITLAVIILGSLITHRFSKNLSGSLVVMDEEINRLNVSDSKQQLTIPKTPQEVQNISKSFNQLLEKQRVYLKREQQFVTDASHELRTPIAAVRGHVNLIKRRGKSHPEVIPTSLSYIDKESKRLEILVEKLLLLGRLDTQFNTEKLDLSLIIQQTINELKVMMTQEIVIEIETGIFVEGQVEHFYQIARNLVENAMKYTEPSGTITVTLFSVEGTIQLIVEDSGMGIPDEEKAKIFERFYRVDRSRSSEISGTGIGLSIVKELVEKYQGDIIVTDVLPQGTRFAVTFKTQIK; this is translated from the coding sequence ATGAAAAAAGATAGAACGACTTTAAAACAACGGAAAAATACAACACAATTCCAATTGACCATCCGTTTTATTGGGCTACTTATCTCAGCTGTATTGATTTTAAGCATAGCGATTATGGGGATTACAGTAGTAGAATTATATGAATCAACTGAAAAACAAGCTGATTTGTTAGAAGATTCTTTAAAAAATAGTGGTGGGAAAGAAGCGAAAGAGTGGCAAAAGGTTCTTGTTGAAAAAGGCTCTAATGATAGTTCTCTTTATTTGGTTCACGTTCAGTTAGATACTGGAGAAGTTATTTACTCTTCTGAAGATGCTAAAGAGGTATTTCAGGAATTTTCTCAATTGAAACAGTTCTTGGTATTTGACCGAATCTTATGGACAAGTGAGATCGAGCCATACTATTATGCAAGTTTCCAAAAAGATGGAGCAAAAGTGACACTTTTAGTGGATATGGAGGATCAATTTGACCTTATCGGGAGAATTTTTTCGTTAACGATTTTTATCACGTTGGCCGTAATTATTTTGGGATCATTGATTACGCATCGTTTTTCTAAAAATTTGAGTGGTTCGTTAGTCGTTATGGATGAGGAGATCAATCGATTAAATGTTTCAGATTCGAAACAACAACTAACTATTCCAAAAACACCGCAAGAAGTTCAAAACATTTCGAAATCATTTAACCAATTACTAGAGAAGCAAAGAGTGTATTTGAAACGGGAGCAACAATTCGTAACAGATGCATCTCATGAATTAAGAACACCGATTGCTGCAGTTCGGGGGCATGTGAATTTGATCAAGCGTCGTGGAAAATCGCATCCAGAGGTGATACCGACCTCACTTTCTTATATCGATAAAGAATCGAAACGGCTGGAAATCCTTGTAGAAAAGTTGTTATTATTAGGTCGATTAGACACACAATTTAATACAGAAAAGCTAGATTTGTCATTGATTATTCAACAAACAATCAATGAACTGAAGGTTATGATGACACAAGAGATCGTTATTGAAATTGAAACAGGCATTTTTGTAGAGGGACAAGTAGAGCATTTTTATCAGATTGCCCGCAACTTGGTTGAAAATGCAATGAAGTATACAGAGCCTAGTGGGACGATCACTGTTACACTTTTCTCTGTTGAAGGGACAATCCAATTGATTGTAGAAGATTCCGGTATGGGTATTCCAGATGAAGAGAAAGCCAAAATATTTGAGCGCTTTTACCGAGTGGACCGATCGCGCTCTAGTGAAATTTCTGGTACAGGTATCGGATTGTCGATTGTGAAAGAGCTCGTTGAAAAATATCAAGGGGACATTATTGTGACAGATGTATTGCCTCAAGGAACTCGTTTTGCAGTAACATTTAAAACACAGATAAAATGA
- a CDS encoding AraC family transcriptional regulator has product MKHEMISPNKNYPFKLFSFTSRNPDRMISTHWHESAELLYCLKGNLEVRFPQTTYLLEPGDTLFINSNIIHSSRSPLPNEVFVMQFPLPFLKEMTQQQYNDRFLFNLIPVKRKDSEVQMLLNEIYQKYQENDLSMNLLVKSRVIEFLSVLTKHYSIPIATKQRIKSLKHLERLKQINEYVQKHYNQSLKLEQVAEVFNYDPAYFSRFFKKYMGIPFSEYVNTVRLEKAYYQLRDTDMTVLDIAMANGFLSVKSFYNVFKKNYTLSPQQYRQKYFK; this is encoded by the coding sequence ATGAAACATGAAATGATTTCGCCAAATAAAAATTATCCGTTTAAATTATTTTCATTTACATCCAGAAACCCTGATCGAATGATCTCAACTCATTGGCATGAAAGTGCGGAGTTATTGTATTGTTTGAAAGGAAATCTAGAGGTCCGTTTTCCACAGACAACGTATTTGCTAGAACCAGGAGATACCCTTTTTATCAATTCAAATATCATTCATTCTTCTAGAAGCCCACTACCTAATGAAGTATTTGTGATGCAGTTTCCACTTCCTTTTTTGAAAGAAATGACACAGCAGCAGTATAATGATCGTTTTTTATTTAATTTGATTCCAGTAAAACGAAAAGATTCGGAAGTTCAAATGTTACTAAATGAAATTTACCAAAAGTATCAGGAAAATGACTTATCTATGAATCTACTTGTCAAAAGTCGCGTGATAGAATTTCTTTCTGTGTTGACTAAACACTATAGCATCCCGATAGCAACGAAGCAAAGGATCAAAAGTTTGAAGCATTTAGAGCGGCTAAAACAAATCAATGAATATGTGCAAAAACACTACAATCAATCATTGAAATTAGAACAAGTAGCAGAAGTGTTTAACTATGACCCTGCCTATTTTTCACGATTTTTTAAAAAGTATATGGGCATTCCTTTTTCTGAATACGTTAATACAGTGAGACTGGAGAAAGCCTATTATCAATTGCGAGATACAGATATGACCGTTTTAGATATTGCGATGGCAAATGGTTTTCTCTCAGTGAAATCCTTCTACAATGTGTTTAAAAAGAATTACACCTTGTCTCCTCAACAATATCGGCAAAAATATTTCAAATAG
- a CDS encoding PTS sugar transporter subunit IIC, which translates to MKKKLIGFFDKVSPFFDKMGNNSYLQAISGAMMSTLGPVFIGSVAVLLVVFMNMSKTLQGFTQVISLLGKVNTFTIGSLALYISVLMAINLVRKLDEKEDYVAAGIISLMSFLLITPLDKTADDVAALPTTWLSAQGVFSAMIVGLVVGRLFIAIKRKGWTIKMPEGVPPMVTRMFESLIPTVLIGVLFILIDFAFSMTSFGNMHQFVYTIIQVPLKGIGGSIGAMIVLSLIQQMLWFFGIHGTNVILPLVTPLWMAMDVENMNAVTAGQVPPNIVGLAFFNIITFGGMALGLVLLMLRAKSKQYREVGKISIVPALFGITEPVIFGMPLVLNFDLAIPFIFNNSIGLILAYVLTKIGLVSKFVGVQAIFGLPIGFHAAVQGSISVIILQLVIQLVLSPILWYPWFKRLDKKTYLKEQSEEV; encoded by the coding sequence ATGAAGAAAAAGTTGATCGGTTTTTTTGATAAGGTAAGTCCATTTTTTGATAAGATGGGAAATAATTCTTATCTCCAAGCCATCTCTGGTGCAATGATGTCAACATTGGGTCCAGTATTTATCGGTTCGGTTGCGGTATTATTAGTTGTTTTTATGAATATGTCTAAAACGTTGCAAGGATTTACACAAGTTATTTCACTATTAGGGAAAGTCAATACCTTTACAATTGGTTCTCTGGCATTATATATTTCTGTTTTGATGGCCATTAATTTGGTTCGTAAATTAGATGAGAAAGAAGATTATGTTGCAGCTGGAATTATTTCATTGATGAGTTTTCTTTTGATTACACCATTGGATAAAACGGCTGATGATGTTGCAGCATTGCCAACCACTTGGTTAAGTGCGCAAGGTGTCTTCTCAGCAATGATCGTAGGATTAGTCGTAGGTCGCTTATTTATAGCAATCAAACGGAAAGGCTGGACGATAAAAATGCCAGAAGGCGTGCCACCAATGGTAACACGGATGTTTGAATCGTTGATTCCTACAGTATTGATTGGGGTTTTATTTATTTTGATTGACTTTGCGTTTAGTATGACTTCATTTGGTAATATGCACCAGTTTGTTTACACCATTATTCAAGTGCCGCTAAAAGGAATCGGTGGTTCGATCGGAGCGATGATTGTTTTAAGTTTAATCCAACAAATGCTTTGGTTTTTCGGGATTCATGGGACAAATGTGATCTTGCCTTTAGTGACACCATTGTGGATGGCGATGGATGTTGAAAATATGAATGCAGTAACGGCTGGTCAAGTGCCACCGAATATTGTGGGACTAGCATTTTTTAATATTATTACGTTTGGTGGTATGGCATTAGGGTTAGTGCTATTGATGTTGCGAGCAAAAAGTAAGCAGTATCGAGAAGTTGGGAAGATTTCCATCGTACCAGCATTGTTCGGAATCACTGAACCTGTGATTTTCGGAATGCCGTTAGTGTTGAATTTTGATTTAGCGATTCCGTTTATTTTCAATAATAGTATTGGGTTGATTTTAGCGTATGTCTTAACAAAAATCGGGCTGGTTTCAAAATTTGTCGGGGTACAAGCCATTTTTGGATTGCCGATCGGATTTCATGCAGCGGTTCAAGGCAGCATCTCTGTGATTATTTTACAGTTAGTGATTCAACTAGTATTGTCACCAATTCTTTGGTATCCGTGGTTCAAACGGTTGGATAAAAAAACGTACCTAAAAGAACAAAGTGAAGAGGTGTAA
- a CDS encoding PepSY domain-containing protein — MNKKMMVVGTLCLGLTLAGCTNTDKSLEANKESKMSTQVSQSTTQDVSGTSNSTTKKTSQRKVSVEDAIKAYNEAYPNTSITSLDLDPSFGIYYYEVKGVDDSKEYEVKINAETGELKKEREETLDQDEQNGVEKKNEALELKDILSIEDVSKIAEDSVGEGTANEWSLERDLSLTYWEVKVQTSNKEITVKINAQTGDILEKELDD, encoded by the coding sequence ATGAATAAAAAGATGATGGTAGTAGGGACATTATGTCTAGGTTTAACTCTAGCAGGCTGTACAAATACGGATAAGTCATTGGAGGCAAACAAAGAAAGTAAGATGAGTACGCAAGTGAGCCAGTCAACAACGCAAGATGTTAGCGGTACTTCAAACAGTACCACGAAAAAAACATCACAAAGAAAAGTAAGTGTAGAGGATGCAATTAAAGCCTATAACGAAGCATATCCAAATACTTCGATCACTTCTCTGGATTTAGATCCTTCATTTGGCATCTATTATTATGAAGTCAAAGGCGTAGATGACTCTAAAGAATACGAAGTTAAAATCAATGCAGAGACTGGGGAACTAAAAAAAGAGCGTGAAGAAACACTAGATCAAGATGAACAAAATGGTGTGGAAAAGAAAAATGAAGCATTAGAGTTGAAGGACATCTTATCAATAGAGGATGTCTCAAAAATCGCTGAAGATAGTGTAGGAGAAGGAACGGCGAATGAGTGGTCATTAGAACGAGACCTATCCCTTACTTATTGGGAAGTCAAAGTGCAAACTAGCAATAAAGAGATAACTGTAAAAATCAATGCTCAAACAGGAGATATTCTAGAAAAAGAATTAGACGACTAA
- a CDS encoding HdeD family acid-resistance protein codes for MSNVMEQLRKYALLRGIVYIIFGLLIVINPRSVFQLAVYFISAYIAIMGVLNLYDGFKVKKATGTYGMSFLGGIVLLVIAGIVLIFAKGIVSILPIFLGLVIVIVGVTRAIQSVNLRTYVNVSWMPMLIYSVILIIAGLVLTFNPFSSLLALFQLFGGILIFMGIGEIVSYFQLRNID; via the coding sequence ATGAGTAATGTTATGGAGCAATTAAGAAAATATGCACTTTTACGAGGAATTGTTTATATTATTTTTGGACTATTGATTGTAATCAATCCAAGAAGTGTCTTCCAACTGGCCGTCTATTTTATTTCTGCTTATATTGCAATTATGGGCGTGCTAAATCTTTATGATGGGTTCAAAGTCAAAAAGGCAACGGGTACCTATGGAATGAGTTTTCTTGGCGGGATCGTTTTATTAGTCATCGCAGGAATCGTATTAATTTTTGCGAAAGGAATCGTCAGTATTTTACCGATATTCCTTGGACTTGTGATCGTGATCGTTGGTGTCACTCGTGCAATTCAATCAGTGAATTTACGCACATACGTCAATGTTAGCTGGATGCCAATGCTGATTTATAGCGTGATTTTGATTATTGCAGGATTAGTGTTAACATTCAATCCTTTCAGTAGTTTATTAGCACTATTCCAATTATTTGGTGGGATCTTGATCTTTATGGGAATCGGCGAGATCGTGTCTTATTTCCAACTGCGTAATATTGATTAA
- the bglX gene encoding beta-glucosidase BglX, producing MEEKKLKELLNSLTWEEKIGQLVQLSGDFFHADELAVGPQKKLGIDQKIVDQVGSVLNVTGADKTKEIQERYLKKSRHKIPLLFMADIIYGYRTIFPIPLGLGATWNPELIELAYQQTAEEAKAAGAHVTFAPMVDLVRDARWGRCLESTGEDPVLNSAFARAMVTGLQKDLLNGGGIAACVKHFAAYGAAEGGREYNTVDMSERRLRQDYLPSYKAAVDAGCQLVMTSFNTYDGMPVTGSKFLLEDILRKEWGFDGVIISDYAAIQELIAHGVAVNDREAAKLAIEATTDIDMKTPCYAKELEPLIEAGEISADIVDRSVYRVLKLKNDLGLFEDPYRGASSEKEKQVFLTEEKRRLAKKVSSESTVLLQNKHDVLPLKPNKEKVLLVGPYGDNQELIGLWAVHGKREDVVTIKKGFEHYLDSEHLLYTQGCDMLEDYTFLGEFGATKDQIEQIGLNDQTKEQELTNALELARQADTIVFALGEHTMQSGEAGSRTEITLPRIQQEFLQKLANLNKKTILVVISGRPLVLTKEVEQVDAIIQAWFPGTEGGNALADIVFGQTNPTGRLSMSFPYSVGQLPIYYSEFKTGRPLTSTTHKGRFVSKYLDSPNDPLFSFGYGLSYSQVDYSGLTLSSNKMEETLEVSVKVKNKSERMTVETVQLYVQDVTGSVVRPVKELKAFKKVELAAGEEKEVVFTVTREDLKFYTKEMVFKAEAGGFIVFVGANVKETQERSFELV from the coding sequence ATGGAAGAGAAAAAATTAAAAGAACTACTCAATTCATTGACTTGGGAAGAAAAAATCGGACAGCTCGTTCAGTTGTCAGGGGACTTTTTCCATGCAGATGAGTTAGCCGTTGGACCACAGAAAAAATTAGGAATCGATCAAAAAATCGTTGATCAAGTCGGTTCAGTGCTCAATGTCACTGGAGCGGATAAAACGAAGGAAATCCAAGAACGCTATTTAAAGAAAAGTAGACATAAAATTCCATTGCTGTTTATGGCGGATATTATTTATGGCTATCGTACGATTTTTCCGATTCCATTAGGATTAGGTGCTACTTGGAATCCAGAGTTGATCGAGCTTGCTTATCAACAGACCGCAGAAGAAGCTAAAGCAGCAGGTGCGCATGTGACGTTTGCTCCGATGGTGGATCTAGTCCGTGATGCACGTTGGGGTCGATGTTTGGAATCAACAGGGGAAGATCCAGTGTTAAATTCAGCCTTTGCCAGAGCAATGGTCACAGGATTACAAAAAGATCTACTAAATGGCGGTGGTATTGCAGCTTGTGTGAAACACTTTGCTGCATATGGCGCAGCAGAAGGTGGTCGCGAGTATAATACAGTTGATATGTCAGAACGCAGACTTCGTCAAGATTATCTCCCCTCGTATAAAGCGGCAGTCGATGCTGGCTGTCAATTAGTGATGACGTCTTTTAACACGTACGACGGTATGCCAGTAACGGGTAGCAAATTCCTTTTAGAAGATATTTTGCGCAAAGAATGGGGCTTTGACGGGGTGATCATATCTGATTATGCTGCCATTCAAGAGTTGATTGCACATGGTGTAGCTGTGAACGACCGTGAAGCGGCAAAATTAGCCATCGAAGCGACAACTGATATTGACATGAAAACACCATGCTATGCAAAAGAATTAGAGCCATTGATCGAAGCAGGTGAAATTAGTGCCGATATAGTAGATCGGTCAGTTTATCGTGTGTTGAAACTAAAAAATGATCTGGGGCTATTTGAAGATCCTTATCGTGGCGCAAGTTCTGAAAAGGAAAAACAAGTTTTTTTAACAGAGGAAAAACGGCGATTAGCTAAAAAAGTTTCGTCTGAATCAACGGTATTACTGCAAAATAAACACGATGTTTTACCGTTAAAGCCAAACAAGGAGAAAGTGCTGCTGGTAGGGCCTTACGGAGATAATCAAGAGCTGATCGGTTTATGGGCCGTTCATGGAAAACGGGAAGATGTCGTGACGATCAAAAAAGGCTTTGAACACTATCTTGATTCAGAGCATTTACTTTATACACAAGGCTGTGACATGTTGGAAGATTATACCTTTTTAGGTGAATTTGGGGCAACAAAAGATCAAATTGAGCAAATCGGTTTGAATGACCAAACAAAAGAACAAGAACTTACGAATGCCTTGGAATTAGCGAGACAAGCAGATACGATCGTGTTTGCATTAGGTGAACATACAATGCAAAGTGGTGAAGCAGGCAGCCGCACAGAAATTACTTTACCACGAATTCAACAAGAGTTTTTACAAAAACTAGCAAACTTGAATAAAAAAACTATCTTGGTCGTCATTAGCGGTAGACCCCTTGTTTTAACAAAAGAAGTCGAACAAGTAGACGCAATCATCCAAGCGTGGTTCCCTGGAACAGAAGGAGGAAATGCGTTAGCAGATATTGTCTTTGGCCAAACAAATCCAACAGGGCGTTTAAGTATGAGTTTCCCATACTCAGTTGGACAATTACCGATTTATTATAGTGAGTTTAAAACGGGTCGTCCATTAACCAGTACAACGCACAAAGGGCGTTTTGTTTCCAAATATTTAGATAGTCCAAATGACCCATTATTTTCATTTGGTTATGGCTTATCTTATAGTCAAGTGGACTATTCTGGATTGACATTAAGCAGTAATAAAATGGAAGAAACACTTGAAGTATCAGTCAAAGTAAAAAATAAATCAGAGCGCATGACGGTTGAAACAGTCCAACTATATGTCCAAGATGTGACAGGATCAGTTGTACGACCTGTCAAAGAGTTGAAAGCATTCAAAAAGGTCGAACTTGCTGCTGGTGAAGAAAAAGAAGTGGTCTTTACAGTAACAAGAGAGGACTTAAAATTTTACACAAAAGAGATGGTGTTTAAAGCAGAAGCAGGGGGATTTATCGTTTTTGTCGGAGCAAACGTGAAAGAAACGCAAGAACGATCATTTGAGTTAGTATAA
- the mazE gene encoding type II toxin-antitoxin system PemI/MazE family antitoxin, which translates to MLFTKSRLQGSSVVVTLPTSNGEKPESNKEYVVVYSEDGTITLIPKIDDPFSGGTEGEFYETDEWSELIPEGRELF; encoded by the coding sequence ATGTTGTTTACAAAATCAAGATTACAAGGTAGTTCTGTTGTAGTAACATTACCAACTAGCAATGGAGAAAAGCCTGAATCTAATAAAGAATATGTTGTTGTCTATTCAGAAGATGGCACAATTACTTTAATACCAAAAATTGATGACCCCTTTTCTGGTGGAACTGAAGGAGAGTTTTATGAAACAGACGAATGGTCTGAACTAATACCTGAAGGGAGAGAATTATTTTAA
- a CDS encoding type 1 glutamine amidotransferase family protein, with amino-acid sequence MTEVFFVLLEDYADWEAASIAAELNQQEEFTVKTVSNEKQAIHSMGGFSTVPDYTFAEACQKEFAALILIGGKSWRTDKAKEVDALVAKAEQQGALIAAICDATVYLGSLGLLNDHKHTSNQLQDLQEYAGARYTGGNHYLEVQAIRANNLITANGTGHLEFAREILLALQVMPEKEVEQWYNFYKLGYYEALKQELRTAVDDATD; translated from the coding sequence ATGACAGAAGTGTTTTTTGTATTATTAGAAGATTATGCAGATTGGGAAGCAGCATCGATTGCGGCTGAACTGAATCAGCAAGAGGAGTTCACGGTTAAAACTGTTTCAAATGAAAAACAAGCGATTCATTCAATGGGCGGTTTTTCGACAGTACCAGATTATACGTTTGCCGAAGCGTGTCAAAAAGAGTTTGCTGCGTTGATTTTAATTGGTGGAAAATCTTGGCGAACGGATAAAGCTAAGGAAGTCGATGCTTTAGTAGCGAAAGCGGAACAACAAGGTGCTTTGATCGCAGCCATTTGTGATGCGACTGTCTATTTGGGAAGTTTAGGTTTACTAAATGATCATAAGCATACGAGTAACCAATTACAAGACTTACAAGAGTATGCGGGTGCACGTTATACGGGTGGGAATCACTATTTAGAAGTTCAAGCAATAAGAGCAAATAACCTGATTACAGCTAATGGGACTGGGCATTTAGAATTTGCGAGAGAAATTTTGTTGGCACTTCAAGTAATGCCTGAAAAAGAAGTGGAACAATGGTATAACTTTTACAAACTAGGGTATTACGAAGCGTTAAAACAAGAACTGAGAACTGCAGTTGATGATGCTACTGATTAA
- the mazE gene encoding type II toxin-antitoxin system PemI/MazE family antitoxin — protein sequence MDTVKARKQGNAIMVTLSSKLAVKEGQEFFYYKDNEGIISLIPKVDDYFANAKLGQFTDSDDHLATDFTPRGNELDD from the coding sequence ATGGATACCGTAAAAGCAAGAAAACAAGGCAATGCAATTATGGTTACCTTATCAAGTAAGTTAGCTGTAAAAGAAGGTCAGGAATTTTTTTACTACAAAGATAATGAAGGAATTATTTCTCTCATTCCAAAAGTTGATGATTACTTTGCTAATGCTAAACTAGGTCAATTTACAGATAGTGATGACCATTTAGCAACTGATTTTACACCTAGAGGAAATGAACTGGATGATTAA
- a CDS encoding type II toxin-antitoxin system RelE family toxin, which translates to MTVKKYVVRYEKEAQKVLKKMDRFQAKLILSWIDKHLEGIENPRMIGKGLVGNKDGQWRYRVGNYRIIADIDDETITILVVTIGHRKDVYK; encoded by the coding sequence ATGACGGTGAAAAAGTATGTTGTTCGGTATGAAAAGGAAGCACAAAAAGTATTAAAAAAGATGGACCGATTTCAAGCAAAGCTAATTCTTTCATGGATTGATAAACATCTCGAAGGTATTGAAAATCCTAGAATGATAGGCAAGGGATTAGTTGGTAACAAAGATGGACAGTGGCGTTATAGGGTTGGAAACTATCGTATTATTGCGGATATAGACGATGAGACAATAACGATTCTTGTTGTGACAATAGGACACAGGAAAGATGTTTATAAATGA
- a CDS encoding type I toxin-antitoxin system Fst family toxin, whose amino-acid sequence MTILLLFTTIIGPIIVGVVLGLFKHWLDNRQG is encoded by the coding sequence ATGACCATTCTTCTGTTATTTACAACGATCATTGGTCCGATTATTGTCGGAGTGGTCTTAGGGCTGTTCAAACATTGGCTTGATAATCGACAAGGCTAG
- the relB gene encoding type II toxin-antitoxin system RelB family antitoxin, giving the protein MSTVTFRLSDDEKEFMQKMADFNGLSLSELARTKILESLEDQIDLETYNKLMKEHQTKDESISHAEMMRELGL; this is encoded by the coding sequence ATGAGCACTGTGACATTTAGATTATCTGATGATGAAAAAGAATTCATGCAAAAAATGGCTGATTTTAATGGATTATCTTTATCTGAGCTTGCTAGAACTAAAATTTTGGAAAGTTTAGAAGATCAAATTGATTTAGAAACGTACAATAAACTGATGAAAGAACATCAAACGAAAGACGAAAGTATTTCTCATGCGGAAATGATGAGGGAACTTGGTTTATGA